In Alteribacter lacisalsi, a genomic segment contains:
- the flgD gene encoding flagellar hook assembly protein FlgD produces MVTSVTESLYLKDYQKNKNVPPAGDLDKDAFLKILITQLQNQDPLNPMEDKEFIAQMAQFTSLEQLTNINRAVEELGAGKSQTLSDYSHMIGRQVQYDDEHSPGSGIVTAVSLKDGRSTLIVDGVQRISPDQVTRISLPDHEDQ; encoded by the coding sequence ATGGTTACATCAGTAACGGAAAGTCTTTATCTAAAGGATTATCAGAAAAATAAAAACGTCCCGCCTGCGGGCGATCTGGATAAAGATGCTTTTCTTAAGATCCTGATCACCCAGCTTCAGAATCAGGATCCCCTCAATCCGATGGAGGACAAGGAATTTATCGCCCAGATGGCCCAATTTACATCTCTTGAACAGCTCACAAACATCAATCGCGCTGTAGAAGAACTCGGTGCCGGCAAATCACAGACCCTGTCTGACTACAGTCATATGATCGGCAGACAGGTTCAGTACGATGACGAGCACTCTCCAGGTTCGGGCATCGTCACCGCCGTGAGTCTGAAAGATGGCCGGAGCACTCTGATTGTCGACGGTGTACAACGAATCTCACCCGACCAGGTGACGCGTATCTCCCTGCCTGACCATGAAGATCAGTGA
- the flgG gene encoding flagellar basal body rod protein FlgG: MIRSMYAGIGGMRNFQTKLDVIGNNIANVNTHGFKKGRTTFQDLVSQQVGMASGSEGNRGGTNPLQVGLGSTMGSIDTVKTQGSLQSTGRMLDMAISGDGYFIATIGEGADAQDFYTRAGNFYLDEAGTLVNGAGMRIQGFPGEQPDPDGALGNIQIDGNEFEGFEISADGLISGISADGETTTIGQLAVASFTNPEGLNKAGENLYQQSANSGEASPGIPGDEGRGDLVVGALEMSNVDLAEEFAEMIVGQRGFQANTRMITTSDEILQELVNLKR; this comes from the coding sequence ATGATCAGATCAATGTACGCAGGGATCGGCGGAATGAGGAACTTTCAGACAAAGCTTGATGTTATCGGCAACAACATTGCAAACGTCAATACCCACGGTTTCAAGAAAGGAAGAACCACTTTTCAGGACCTTGTCAGCCAGCAGGTCGGCATGGCCAGCGGCTCAGAAGGAAACCGGGGCGGAACCAATCCTCTCCAGGTGGGGCTGGGCTCCACCATGGGAAGTATCGACACAGTGAAAACACAGGGCTCGCTTCAGTCAACCGGCCGGATGCTCGATATGGCCATTTCAGGGGACGGCTATTTTATTGCCACGATAGGAGAGGGAGCTGACGCGCAGGACTTCTACACCCGTGCCGGCAACTTTTATCTGGATGAAGCCGGAACCCTCGTCAACGGAGCCGGGATGCGGATTCAGGGCTTTCCTGGAGAGCAGCCGGATCCAGATGGAGCTCTTGGTAACATTCAGATTGACGGGAATGAGTTTGAAGGATTTGAAATCTCTGCAGATGGTCTCATATCCGGCATTTCGGCTGACGGGGAAACGACCACCATCGGTCAGCTGGCGGTAGCGTCATTTACTAATCCTGAAGGGCTGAATAAAGCGGGGGAAAATCTTTACCAGCAAAGCGCCAATTCAGGGGAAGCGTCACCTGGCATCCCGGGGGATGAGGGAAGGGGCGACCTTGTAGTGGGTGCTCTTGAAATGTCCAACGTTGATCTTGCAGAGGAATTCGCCGAGATGATTGTCGGCCAGCGGGGGTTTCAGGCCAATACCCGGATGATTACCACCTCCGACGAAATTCTGCAGGAGCTTGTGAACCTGAAACGATAA
- a CDS encoding flagellar basal body-associated FliL family protein has translation MSKKRLMTMMIVMLLLLTAGGGAVFIIITDQQDSAAAEEEAGVEEELELQVRSEEITTNLKSGNIIRTRFVIQLNSADAVDEFEQRDYQTGNTILQVLADLDARDLDGSDTIRSLEEKLKDEFNSFIASGEVTRVYTQEWIIQ, from the coding sequence GTGTCTAAAAAACGCCTTATGACCATGATGATCGTTATGCTTCTGCTGCTTACGGCAGGAGGAGGGGCGGTTTTTATCATTATTACGGATCAGCAGGATAGCGCCGCTGCAGAGGAAGAAGCCGGTGTTGAAGAGGAATTGGAACTGCAGGTCAGATCAGAAGAAATTACTACGAACCTCAAATCCGGAAATATCATTAGAACCCGGTTTGTGATTCAGCTCAACTCAGCTGATGCGGTGGATGAATTCGAACAGCGTGACTATCAGACCGGAAACACGATCCTTCAGGTGCTGGCCGATCTTGACGCCCGGGACCTTGACGGCTCGGACACGATTCGAAGTCTGGAAGAAAAACTGAAAGACGAGTTTAACAGTTTTATTGCCTCCGGGGAAGTGACCCGTGTATATACGCAGGAATGGATCATTCAGTGA
- the fliM gene encoding flagellar motor switch protein FliM — MDGQKRKKSVRKYDFKRALRFSKDQVRGLTRVHENFARLLTTQLSAQLRTFVQIHVSSVDQVPYEDFIHSLPDKTLLTVFEPVPLEGRMLMEVNLPVAYSMLDRLLGGSGEAADKGDGLTEIETKIMTKLIRRSLEAFRDAWHSVEPFHPEMGDLEENPQFIQLVSPNETVIVISLETTIGEVSGRINLCLPYVVIEELLPKLSVHMWMQTKQKERMPHEKEELQKSVRRANLDLTVELGTTTVTVEELLDLREGDVIRLGTGIDAPLRVNVENELRYFAQPGKRKQKIAVQITAEAEEAETHD; from the coding sequence CTGGACGGGCAGAAACGAAAAAAATCCGTGCGGAAGTACGATTTCAAAAGGGCCCTCCGTTTTTCAAAAGACCAGGTCAGAGGTCTGACCCGTGTACACGAAAACTTTGCCCGCCTGTTAACCACCCAGCTGTCTGCCCAGCTCAGAACATTTGTGCAGATTCACGTGAGTTCGGTAGATCAGGTGCCTTACGAGGACTTTATCCACTCTCTTCCGGATAAAACGCTTCTGACAGTATTTGAGCCGGTTCCTCTGGAAGGCAGGATGCTGATGGAAGTGAATCTGCCGGTCGCTTATTCCATGCTCGACCGGCTGCTTGGAGGAAGCGGCGAGGCGGCAGACAAGGGTGACGGCCTGACGGAAATTGAAACGAAAATCATGACAAAACTGATCAGGCGTTCTCTTGAAGCTTTCAGGGACGCGTGGCATTCGGTTGAACCTTTTCATCCGGAGATGGGGGATCTTGAAGAAAACCCTCAGTTTATTCAGCTCGTTTCCCCTAATGAAACCGTCATTGTCATCTCTCTTGAAACAACGATCGGCGAAGTGAGCGGCAGAATTAACCTCTGTCTGCCCTACGTAGTAATAGAGGAACTGCTTCCGAAGCTTTCCGTACATATGTGGATGCAGACAAAACAAAAAGAGCGCATGCCCCACGAAAAAGAGGAGCTGCAGAAGTCGGTGCGGCGAGCCAATCTGGACCTGACTGTGGAACTGGGGACAACAACAGTCACCGTAGAAGAACTCCTTGATCTCAGGGAGGGGGATGTGATTAGACTGGGCACCGGCATCGATGCCCCTCTCCGTGTGAATGTGGAAAATGAACTCAGATATTTTGCGCAGCCGGGAAAAAGGAAGCAGAAAATTGCTGTACAGATTACAGCTGAAGCAGAGGAGGCAGAGACACATGACTGA
- the fliN gene encoding flagellar motor switch protein FliN, whose translation MTDDRLSQEEIDALLNGIDEAEKTGEDRDTGEPVDTVDQEIPADSEARGDKSEPETADALENDGSEHSIKVEQSREEGAVSSAAFSEFNQSSEPAREGENLGMLLDIPLEVTVELGRTRRSIREILELTKGSVLELDKLAGEPVDVMINKKLVARGEVVVIDENFGVRVTDIVSQRDRINKLK comes from the coding sequence ATGACTGATGACAGGCTTTCTCAGGAGGAAATAGACGCCCTCCTGAACGGGATCGACGAGGCAGAAAAGACCGGCGAAGACCGAGATACCGGGGAACCCGTGGATACAGTAGACCAGGAAATTCCGGCAGATTCCGAGGCCCGTGGAGATAAATCGGAGCCCGAGACGGCTGATGCCCTGGAGAATGACGGCAGTGAGCATAGCATAAAAGTAGAGCAGTCCAGAGAAGAAGGTGCGGTTTCATCAGCAGCTTTTTCCGAATTTAATCAGTCCAGTGAACCGGCCCGTGAGGGGGAGAACCTCGGGATGCTTCTCGATATTCCCCTCGAGGTCACAGTGGAACTGGGCAGGACGAGACGGTCGATCAGGGAAATCCTTGAACTCACCAAGGGATCGGTTCTGGAACTCGACAAGCTTGCCGGGGAACCTGTGGATGTCATGATTAACAAAAAGTTAGTCGCCAGAGGCGAAGTGGTCGTCATCGATGAAAACTTCGGTGTCCGCGTGACCGACATCGTCAGTCAGCGTGACCGGATAAACAAGCTGAAATAA
- a CDS encoding response regulator, translating into MNKILIADRSPFAGTLLRDLFLQNGYSDVSVTDSGHEAVRLFRELCPDLTVIDLVFEDLDGFTVLAKMRQADPERKIIVCSSLAQKAVQVDALQSGASAFLAKPVKENELKSLI; encoded by the coding sequence ATGAATAAAATTCTCATTGCGGACCGTTCCCCCTTTGCCGGAACACTGCTCAGAGATCTGTTTTTACAGAACGGTTATTCTGACGTTAGCGTGACCGATTCGGGACATGAGGCAGTCAGACTTTTCAGGGAGCTTTGTCCGGACCTGACTGTCATCGACCTCGTGTTCGAGGATCTGGATGGATTTACTGTACTGGCAAAAATGCGGCAGGCAGATCCGGAACGAAAGATCATTGTGTGCTCATCCTTGGCCCAGAAGGCCGTTCAGGTCGATGCTTTGCAATCAGGGGCCTCTGCCTTTCTGGCAAAACCGGTAAAGGAAAACGAGCTGAAATCTTTAATTTGA
- a CDS encoding flagellar biosynthetic protein FliO, protein MQFITKTDKRIMIVPIVLFLLFTWASPASSDTGFGEGDGSVGDLLNGNNPAEEINEPAGAEERNELPAHDEQNFFWLLFQMFLALGFVLLLIYGMLRLINRRTRTLKGSRTIQTIGGVNVGANRSVQIVRAGDKLLIVGVGDDVRLLREIDDPDEVAQMLKDHETHDAFEVPAVKAGTWLRKTIARKSRRAPSFSALLEQRMAGVKEAQKNAHKKMTEKHHD, encoded by the coding sequence ATGCAGTTCATCACGAAAACAGACAAACGCATAATGATTGTACCCATTGTTCTGTTCCTTCTGTTCACCTGGGCATCCCCGGCTTCATCAGATACCGGCTTCGGAGAAGGGGACGGGTCAGTGGGGGATCTCCTGAATGGGAATAACCCCGCTGAGGAGATAAACGAGCCTGCGGGAGCGGAGGAACGGAACGAGCTCCCGGCTCACGACGAGCAGAATTTTTTCTGGCTTCTGTTTCAGATGTTTCTTGCACTCGGTTTTGTTCTTTTACTGATCTACGGTATGCTCCGGCTTATTAACCGCCGAACCCGGACGCTGAAAGGGAGCAGGACGATTCAGACGATTGGAGGCGTGAATGTAGGTGCCAACCGTTCGGTCCAGATCGTCCGTGCGGGGGACAAGCTCCTGATCGTCGGTGTTGGTGACGACGTAAGGCTGCTCAGGGAAATAGACGATCCTGATGAAGTGGCACAGATGCTCAAGGATCATGAAACGCATGATGCTTTCGAAGTGCCGGCAGTAAAAGCGGGGACGTGGCTCAGGAAAACGATTGCCAGGAAAAGCAGGCGCGCACCGTCATTTTCAGCACTGCTGGAACAGCGGATGGCCGGAGTGAAAGAAGCCCAGAAAAACGCGCACAAAAAGATGACGGAGAAGCACCATGATTGA
- the fliP gene encoding flagellar type III secretion system pore protein FliP (The bacterial flagellar biogenesis protein FliP forms a type III secretion system (T3SS)-type pore required for flagellar assembly.) yields MIEIPALDIFSDDPANLTSTVQLLLLLTVLALAPSILILMTCFTRVIIVLSFVRSGLATQQMPPNQVLIGLALFITFFIMAPVLSEINEEALQPMFDGEITQEEAFEAAAHPIKSFMAQHTREKDLALFMGYQGLDRPETIEDIPLTALVPAFAISELKTAFQIGFMIFVPFLIIDMVVASVLMSMGMMMLPPVMIALPFKILLFVMVDGWHLVIRSLLLSF; encoded by the coding sequence ATGATTGAAATCCCAGCCCTTGATATTTTCAGTGACGACCCGGCGAACCTCACCTCCACTGTCCAGCTGCTTCTGCTCCTCACTGTACTCGCGCTCGCGCCAAGCATTCTGATTCTGATGACGTGCTTTACGAGAGTGATCATCGTTCTTTCATTTGTAAGGTCAGGTCTTGCCACACAGCAGATGCCGCCGAATCAGGTGCTCATCGGTCTTGCCCTGTTCATTACGTTTTTCATTATGGCGCCGGTGCTTTCGGAAATTAATGAAGAAGCTCTTCAGCCTATGTTTGACGGTGAGATCACTCAGGAGGAGGCATTTGAGGCGGCGGCCCATCCGATCAAGTCGTTCATGGCACAGCATACGAGAGAAAAGGACCTGGCGTTATTTATGGGGTACCAGGGTCTGGACCGTCCGGAAACGATAGAGGATATTCCCCTGACCGCGCTCGTTCCCGCTTTTGCCATCAGTGAACTGAAGACAGCGTTTCAGATTGGTTTTATGATTTTTGTGCCGTTTCTTATTATCGATATGGTGGTGGCGAGTGTCCTGATGTCCATGGGTATGATGATGCTTCCGCCGGTTATGATTGCCCTTCCGTTTAAGATTCTTTTATTCGTTATGGTGGACGGCTGGCATCTTGTGATCCGGTCGCTCTTATTAAGTTTTTAG
- the fliQ gene encoding flagellar biosynthesis protein FliQ has translation MSSEMVISLAERGVYTTLMIAGPLLILALGIGLLVSVFQATTQIQEQTLAFIPKIVAVLVGLVVFGPWMLQILLSFAHDIFSNLHQFTG, from the coding sequence ATGAGTTCGGAAATGGTAATTAGTCTGGCGGAGCGGGGGGTCTACACAACGCTTATGATTGCGGGGCCTCTTTTGATTCTGGCTCTTGGAATTGGTCTGCTCGTCAGTGTCTTTCAGGCAACGACCCAGATCCAGGAGCAGACACTGGCGTTCATTCCCAAAATTGTCGCGGTGCTTGTAGGCCTTGTAGTGTTTGGGCCGTGGATGCTTCAGATTCTTCTGTCGTTTGCTCATGATATCTTCAGCAACCTGCACCAGTTTACAGGGTAA
- the fliR gene encoding flagellar biosynthetic protein FliR translates to MEELLEWFPVFLLVLVRMSAFVITLPLFSYQNVPAPYKIGFSFFLAWIVFFTYEWPALAIDGFFFTLIIKEALIGLTVGFTAAILLYAIQVAGGFIDIKMGFMIANVIDPQTGAQSPLTGGYLYTFALLFLLATDAHHLLLDGVFYSYQFVPVDQAFIPLGDERVIMSIVTAVSTMFIIAFQMAVPVVGALFLIDVALGMVSRTVPQVNVFVVGLPLKIFAGLVMLFLVMAPFFVVVSHLIETVQLTMRQLLELYGGIT, encoded by the coding sequence ATGGAGGAGCTGCTTGAATGGTTTCCTGTTTTTCTCCTGGTACTCGTCAGAATGTCCGCCTTTGTGATCACCCTGCCCCTGTTCTCCTATCAGAACGTACCGGCACCATATAAAATCGGATTTTCTTTTTTTCTCGCCTGGATTGTGTTTTTTACATACGAATGGCCGGCACTGGCGATTGACGGATTTTTCTTTACCCTCATTATAAAGGAGGCGCTGATCGGGCTGACCGTCGGTTTTACAGCCGCGATTCTTCTTTATGCCATACAAGTGGCCGGAGGGTTTATCGATATCAAAATGGGGTTTATGATCGCCAATGTCATTGACCCTCAAACCGGGGCCCAGAGTCCCCTGACCGGAGGCTACCTGTATACCTTTGCGCTCCTGTTTCTGCTCGCGACCGATGCCCATCACCTCCTGCTGGACGGGGTGTTTTACAGCTATCAGTTCGTCCCGGTGGATCAGGCCTTTATCCCCCTCGGGGATGAAAGGGTGATTATGAGTATCGTGACGGCTGTGAGCACGATGTTCATCATAGCGTTTCAGATGGCGGTGCCGGTAGTGGGGGCCCTGTTTCTGATCGACGTGGCTCTCGGTATGGTTTCAAGAACGGTTCCGCAGGTGAACGTGTTCGTTGTTGGACTGCCTCTGAAAATTTTTGCGGGACTTGTGATGCTGTTCCTGGTGATGGCGCCGTTTTTTGTAGTAGTGAGCCATCTTATTGAAACCGTCCAACTGACAATGCGGCAGCTGCTCGAGCTCTATGGAGGGATCACATAA
- the flhB gene encoding flagellar biosynthesis protein FlhB: MYIKPDLQFFSQEKTEQATPKKKLDSRRKGQVAKSTDVNTAFILVFVFLCLWFAGSFAAAEIFTIGQYTFTNLLTLELTPGNVEALFLDLLKQVAVITGPFMAAAVLAAVLGNYLQVGFLFAPETIKLKLSKINPISGFKRIYSVRALVEFLKSMLKITLVGLVTFAVILFAMDDILKLSLYSVGDSVRFVGNLTIIMGLAAAFLLVFLSILDYLYQKYDHEKNIRMSKQEVKDEHKKAEGDPLIRSRVKEKQRQLATSRMMQEVPKADVIITNPTHYAIALKYEEGRMGAPVVTARGVDFVALKLIGIAKHNQVPTVENRPLARALYGRAEIGDQVPEELFKAVAEVLAYVYRLEKKV; the protein is encoded by the coding sequence ATGTATATAAAGCCGGATCTCCAGTTCTTTTCGCAGGAAAAAACGGAGCAGGCAACGCCGAAGAAAAAACTGGACAGCCGAAGAAAAGGCCAGGTCGCAAAAAGCACCGATGTAAACACCGCTTTTATTCTCGTTTTTGTATTTCTGTGTCTCTGGTTTGCAGGAAGCTTTGCTGCAGCGGAAATCTTCACAATCGGACAGTATACGTTTACGAATCTGCTCACCCTTGAGCTGACACCTGGAAATGTGGAAGCCCTGTTTCTCGATCTTCTTAAACAGGTTGCGGTGATCACGGGCCCATTTATGGCGGCAGCTGTGCTTGCGGCTGTTCTGGGGAATTATCTGCAGGTCGGATTTCTGTTCGCACCGGAAACCATTAAGCTGAAGCTCAGTAAAATCAACCCCATCAGTGGATTCAAACGGATTTATTCAGTGAGAGCCCTCGTTGAATTTTTAAAGAGCATGCTGAAAATCACCCTCGTCGGACTCGTCACATTTGCTGTGATCTTGTTTGCAATGGACGATATTCTGAAGCTGTCTCTCTACTCGGTCGGGGACAGTGTCCGCTTTGTCGGAAATCTGACGATCATCATGGGGCTGGCTGCAGCTTTTTTGCTCGTCTTTCTGAGTATTCTTGATTATCTGTACCAGAAATACGACCACGAAAAGAACATCCGGATGTCAAAGCAGGAAGTCAAAGACGAGCATAAAAAAGCGGAAGGGGATCCTCTGATCCGGTCAAGAGTAAAAGAAAAACAGCGTCAGCTGGCAACGAGCAGAATGATGCAGGAAGTGCCCAAAGCGGATGTGATCATTACAAACCCGACACATTACGCCATCGCTCTCAAATACGAGGAAGGCAGGATGGGAGCACCGGTCGTTACAGCAAGGGGAGTGGACTTTGTTGCACTCAAGCTGATCGGGATTGCGAAGCACAATCAGGTTCCGACTGTTGAAAACCGCCCGCTTGCCCGCGCTCTTTACGGGAGGGCGGAGATCGGTGATCAGGTGCCGGAAGAATTGTTCAAGGCAGTCGCCGAAGTCCTGGCCTATGTATACAGACTGGAGAAAAAAGTGTAG
- the flhA gene encoding flagellar biosynthesis protein FlhA translates to MAFRDLTVLLGVVTIVIMLIIPLPTGIIDFLIIINISLALLIILVAMNTKEALQFSIFPTLLLLVTLFRLGLNVSTTRAILGNHGDAGNVIETFGDFVVGGNALVGFVIFIILVVIQFIVITKGAERVSEVGARFTLDAMPGKQMSIDADLNAGMISDTEAKERRKKIEQEADFYGSMDGASKFVKGDAIAGIVIVLMNIIFGLVIGMMQEGLPLGAAADKYTLLTVGDGLVSQIPALLVSTATGIIVTRAASEGNLGHDVTRQLFAYPKMLYVAGITIFLLGAVTPIEWPIPTLVAIMLCAGGYFMGRQEHKPQEDDNAEERQAEEEEFRSPESVVSLISVDPVEFEFGYGLIPLADANQGGDLLDRVVMIRRQLAIELGMVVPVIRIRDNIQLKPGEYVIKVKGNEVARGELLLDHYMAMSPGEEDSQVTGIDTIEPAFGLPALWISEEVKEQAEYAGYTVVDPPSVVSTHLTEVIKRYAHELLGRGEAKQLVEHLRKSYSALVEDVTPEPLGLGDIQKVLSRLLREKVPVRNLPVIFETLADYGQMTKDTDLLTEYVRQSLSRQISSQFTEAGQPMFVVTLSGSAEKMISDAVQQTEHGNFLALSPEQSQDFVEQTMKEMERMQQGGHAPVILCSPAVRMYVRHLIERYMPHIPVLSYNELEPEVEVQSTGVVKGS, encoded by the coding sequence ATGGCATTTAGAGATTTAACCGTATTACTCGGCGTAGTGACCATTGTAATTATGCTCATTATTCCACTGCCAACAGGCATCATAGATTTTCTGATCATCATCAATATTTCCCTTGCTCTGCTGATCATTCTCGTGGCTATGAACACAAAGGAAGCACTGCAGTTTTCGATATTTCCAACCCTTCTGCTTCTTGTGACCTTATTTAGACTCGGCCTCAACGTGTCAACCACACGTGCGATTCTCGGTAATCACGGAGATGCGGGAAACGTGATTGAAACGTTCGGGGACTTCGTCGTCGGGGGCAATGCGCTGGTTGGATTTGTGATTTTTATCATACTCGTGGTGATCCAGTTTATCGTCATCACCAAAGGGGCTGAACGTGTGTCGGAAGTTGGCGCGCGTTTTACACTCGATGCGATGCCCGGTAAGCAGATGAGTATCGACGCTGACCTGAACGCCGGTATGATTTCTGATACCGAGGCGAAAGAACGCCGGAAAAAGATCGAACAGGAAGCGGACTTTTACGGATCAATGGACGGAGCGAGCAAGTTCGTAAAGGGAGATGCGATCGCAGGGATTGTCATCGTATTAATGAACATCATCTTCGGGCTGGTAATCGGCATGATGCAGGAAGGACTTCCACTGGGAGCTGCGGCAGATAAATACACGCTACTAACAGTAGGGGACGGCCTTGTGAGTCAGATTCCCGCACTGCTCGTATCAACGGCCACCGGAATTATCGTCACCCGCGCTGCCTCAGAAGGAAACCTTGGGCACGATGTGACCAGGCAGCTCTTTGCTTATCCGAAAATGCTATACGTGGCGGGAATCACGATTTTTCTCCTCGGGGCCGTAACACCGATTGAGTGGCCCATTCCAACCTTGGTTGCCATAATGCTTTGTGCGGGCGGCTATTTTATGGGCAGGCAGGAACACAAGCCGCAAGAGGATGATAACGCGGAAGAACGGCAGGCAGAGGAAGAAGAGTTCAGATCACCCGAAAGTGTCGTCAGCCTGATCAGTGTGGATCCGGTTGAATTTGAATTCGGGTACGGGCTTATTCCTCTGGCAGATGCGAATCAGGGGGGAGACCTTCTTGACAGGGTAGTGATGATCCGCAGACAGCTGGCGATCGAACTGGGCATGGTCGTCCCTGTGATCAGAATCAGGGATAACATTCAGCTCAAGCCCGGAGAATACGTGATTAAAGTAAAAGGAAACGAAGTAGCACGCGGTGAACTGCTGCTGGATCACTATATGGCAATGAGCCCTGGTGAGGAAGACAGTCAGGTAACCGGGATTGACACGATCGAACCTGCATTCGGCCTGCCTGCTCTGTGGATTTCAGAGGAGGTAAAAGAGCAGGCCGAATATGCCGGTTATACAGTAGTGGATCCTCCGTCTGTAGTATCCACTCACCTGACAGAGGTCATTAAGCGCTACGCTCATGAACTTCTTGGCAGAGGGGAGGCCAAACAGCTTGTGGAACACCTTAGAAAGTCCTATTCGGCGCTCGTGGAAGATGTTACGCCGGAACCACTTGGACTTGGGGATATACAGAAAGTGCTGAGCCGTCTCCTCCGTGAAAAAGTGCCGGTCCGTAATTTGCCGGTAATATTTGAAACACTTGCCGATTACGGCCAAATGACAAAGGATACGGATCTTCTGACCGAGTATGTGCGGCAGAGCCTGAGCAGGCAGATTTCAAGCCAGTTTACTGAAGCGGGACAGCCTATGTTTGTTGTCACACTCAGCGGGTCTGCTGAGAAAATGATATCGGATGCTGTCCAGCAGACTGAACACGGTAATTTTCTTGCTCTCAGTCCTGAACAGTCGCAGGATTTTGTTGAACAGACAATGAAGGAAATGGAGCGGATGCAGCAGGGCGGCCACGCCCCTGTGATCCTTTGTTCTCCTGCGGTGCGGATGTACGTAAGACATTTGATTGAAAGATATATGCCGCACATACCCGTGCTCTCCTATAACGAGCTGGAACCAGAAGTGGAAGTTCAAAGTACCGGGGTGGTGAAAGGATCATGA
- the flhF gene encoding flagellar biosynthesis protein FlhF, which yields MKVKKIQADDMPEALVKVKKELGKRAVILHSREVETGGFLGFFCKKKLEVIAAADPEPAEEKYGKRDRPVVVSKTKNTATESSSDGRTHKPVTMPAAPAPEIRNYSDALPAGLSRAERAVRLMEPGRTIKNELLHRMTTRWYKEDCPEHIDSEEYVHKALRKAVHNDWFVPWEEKGQFIFLAGPTGAGKTTTIAKLASDAVLAKGLKTALITADTYRVAAVEQLKTYAGILGIPIRVVYSPEDFSTALSELSDYDRVYVDTAGRNYMDLSLVNQIRGLTDQAQSKELHLVLPLTGKGEDLTRVAVKFSKLKPDSVIFSKWDETGSRGSVLHVLKETGLKASLITTGQEVPEDLMHASKEIVIEGLTKDGCYEF from the coding sequence ATGAAAGTAAAGAAGATACAGGCTGATGATATGCCCGAAGCATTAGTGAAAGTTAAAAAAGAACTCGGCAAACGTGCCGTCATTCTGCATTCAAGGGAAGTGGAGACCGGTGGATTCCTGGGATTCTTCTGTAAAAAGAAACTTGAGGTGATCGCAGCGGCAGATCCAGAGCCGGCAGAGGAAAAGTATGGAAAACGGGATCGGCCGGTAGTCGTTTCGAAGACAAAAAATACCGCGACAGAAAGCAGCAGCGATGGCCGAACACACAAGCCTGTAACGATGCCGGCCGCCCCTGCGCCGGAAATTCGCAATTATTCTGATGCACTGCCGGCCGGACTGAGCCGAGCTGAGAGGGCTGTGAGACTCATGGAACCCGGCAGGACAATCAAAAATGAACTCCTGCACCGTATGACAACCAGATGGTATAAGGAAGATTGCCCTGAACATATCGACAGTGAGGAATACGTACACAAAGCCCTGAGAAAGGCCGTGCATAACGATTGGTTCGTACCTTGGGAGGAAAAGGGTCAATTCATCTTTCTTGCAGGTCCAACTGGTGCCGGGAAGACGACGACCATCGCCAAACTGGCATCTGATGCAGTACTGGCAAAAGGCCTGAAAACGGCTCTGATAACAGCTGACACATACAGGGTTGCGGCTGTTGAGCAACTGAAGACCTACGCGGGAATACTCGGTATCCCGATTAGAGTCGTATACAGCCCCGAAGATTTCAGTACTGCCCTTAGTGAACTTTCGGATTATGACCGGGTTTACGTCGATACTGCAGGGCGAAATTATATGGATCTATCATTGGTAAATCAGATTAGAGGTCTCACTGATCAGGCACAATCAAAGGAACTTCATCTAGTGCTGCCCCTTACAGGGAAAGGGGAGGATCTCACGAGAGTTGCGGTAAAGTTCAGCAAACTCAAACCGGATTCGGTTATTTTTTCTAAATGGGATGAAACAGGGTCCCGGGGATCTGTGCTTCACGTTTTGAAAGAAACAGGACTCAAAGCGTCGTTAATCACAACGGGCCAGGAAGTCCCTGAAGATCTGATGCATGCCAGCAAGGAAATCGTGATTGAGGGCCTCACAAAGGATGGCTGCTATGAATTCTGA